CGACGCAGTCGGCGGGCGTAGTGCCGTTCGATGTGCGCAAGGGCAAGTTCGATTTCGTCCTGTCGAGCGCCTACAAGTGGCTGTGCGGCCCCGGCGGCGCTGCCTTCTGCTACATCCATCCCGATATCTGGCGCGCCTTCGATCCGCCCTTCGTGGGCTGGCATTCCACCAAAGTGACCTTCGCCTTCGACGCCACCGCCATCGACCTGGCCGACGCCGCCCGCCGCATGGAGTACGCCACCGTGGCCTATGGCGCCGGCCTGGGCATGGCTGCCGCCATTGACTACCTGTGCGACCTCGGCATCGAGCGCGTCCAGCAGCACGACCTCGCTCTCGCCGCAATGTTGATGGATGGACTGGAAGGGATGGGCGCGCGCCTGGTCACGCCGCGCGAAGACTCGCAGCGCGCCGGAATCGTGGCCGCCCGTTTTCCGCGACGGCCCGCAGGCGAGATCGTCACTGCGCTGCGCGAGCGCGGCATCGTCTGCGCCTCGCGCCTGGGCGCCGTACGCTTTGCCCCACACGTGTTCAACGGCGAGGAGGACGTCGCGCGGTGTCTGGAGGAGCTGCGACGTCTTCTGCAAGCGTAGCGGCCAGCCGGATACTCTGCTTCTGGTCTTGGTCAGCGTGACGGTTCGGCGTTGAAGGTACGAAGTGCCGCTCCTACTTCCGTGTCGTCGGGATGTTCACGCAGGGCGCTTTCCAGCAAGGGCCGAGCCTCATTTCTTCTTCCCATCCACAGGAGGGTGAAGGCCTTGCCCACGCGGGCGTCGTAATGGTCGGGATCCTGCCGCAGGATCCTGTCGTAGCCAACGAGAGCCTCGGCGTACTTCTTCTGCCAGGAGTTCAGCCGTGCGATGGTGATCTCCGTCTCGACGTCGGCGGGATTGGCTTTCAGAACAGCCTCGTACTGCGCGGTAGCTTCGTCGAGCCTCTTCTTGCCAACCAGCCAGCTTGCGTACCGGATACGCGCCTCGGTCGCTCCCGGGTGTGCTTGGAGAAAGCCCTGCAATGCCTGATACGCTTGCTCCTCCCGGCCCAGCTTGCTCAGCGCCGTCACCAAGCCGAGTGCCTGGTCCGCCGTGGCTGCATCCTCAATTCCCTTCAGGTAGCGGTCGTAAGTCGCGGCGTCCGTCGAGGCGACGGTCGCCTGCCATGAGGGCCGATACAGCGGGAGCAACTCGAAGACCAACACCTCCGCCAAAACCAGGACCAACAGGACGGCGCCCAGCGCTTGCATGCGCCGCCGCTTGCGCTTGCGCTCCTGTTCTGCCTGCGCCAAGGCGGTGGCCGCTGAGACCAGGCCGGAGTCCATCCGCTCCTTCAGTTTGCGCAGATCGGCCTTCATTTCGCTGATCGACTGGTAGCGTTCCGCGCGACGCTTTTCCAGCGCCCGATTGATGATTCGCTCCAGGCCGGCAGGGAAGTCTGGGTTGACCGACATGGGATGTGGCGGGCGGTGGTGCAGGATGGCGTCGAAAACCAGGGCCGAAGTCTGCCCTCGGAACGGCAAGGCTCCGGTGCTCATCTCGTACAACACTGCGCCAAAGGAAAAGATATCGGAGCGGACGTCCAGCGCTTCTCCCCGGGCCTGTTCCGGCGACATGTAGGAGATGGTGCCCATGGCGGATCCGGCATGCGTCAGGGGATTGCCACTGGGTTCGGTTTCGGTCAGCGGGCGCGGCAGCAACTTGGCCAACCCGAAATCCAGTACCTTCACCACGCCGGCCGTAGTGACGAAGATGTTCGAGGGCTTGATGTCCCTGTGTAGGATGCCCTGCGAGTGGGCTGCTTCGAGCGC
This Terriglobales bacterium DNA region includes the following protein-coding sequences:
- a CDS encoding aminotransferase class V-fold PLP-dependent enzyme; amino-acid sequence: MRNALAPAADFPGLSGITYLNSASISVTPSHVMDEMQAFERQIASSGTVSFDDATEARVYDGARASVARLLHANPEDIAIMTSATECLGQIAWWLKPGKGKNVVSADIDFPSVTYPWLRVAKDTGCEVRLARAQENPESFGIDAFARLVDKNTAAICVSEVQYATGHRLDAVQLADLAHAHGALLVLDTTQSAGVVPFDVRKGKFDFVLSSAYKWLCGPGGAAFCYIHPDIWRAFDPPFVGWHSTKVTFAFDATAIDLADAARRMEYATVAYGAGLGMAAAIDYLCDLGIERVQQHDLALAAMLMDGLEGMGARLVTPREDSQRAGIVAARFPRRPAGEIVTALRERGIVCASRLGAVRFAPHVFNGEEDVARCLEELRRLLQA
- a CDS encoding serine/threonine-protein kinase, whose amino-acid sequence is MPADPRNKPFDKDTLTPSPDQSSPPSSSDEGTATTAFMGSGFEISPPLLPQAGEMVAHYLVLERLGFGGMGVILKAQDAKLNRSVALKFLAPQLSRDPAALQRFYREAQAASALNHPNICTIHDVAEQGPYHFIVMELLEGTTMREHIGSRPLPRDQCMNFTLAIADALEAAHSQGILHRDIKPSNIFVTTAGVVKVLDFGLAKLLPRPLTETEPSGNPLTHAGSAMGTISYMSPEQARGEALDVRSDIFSFGAVLYEMSTGALPFRGQTSALVFDAILHHRPPHPMSVNPDFPAGLERIINRALEKRRAERYQSISEMKADLRKLKERMDSGLVSAATALAQAEQERKRKRRRMQALGAVLLVLVLAEVLVFELLPLYRPSWQATVASTDAATYDRYLKGIEDAATADQALGLVTALSKLGREEQAYQALQGFLQAHPGATEARIRYASWLVGKKRLDEATAQYEAVLKANPADVETEITIARLNSWQKKYAEALVGYDRILRQDPDHYDARVGKAFTLLWMGRRNEARPLLESALREHPDDTEVGAALRTFNAEPSR